Proteins from a single region of Weeksella virosa DSM 16922:
- the porM gene encoding type IX secretion system motor protein PorM/GldM produces the protein MAGKRLTGRQKMINLMYLVFIAMMAMNVDREVLRSFESINITLEESAKLTADNNATFYQQIKKKAEEDPAYQVTDEKAGLVKAKTNEFVNFIDSLKKELIGTDYIAGAEDTDYNSLQNTEPIVSLLFKGGKADNGNQKGQELVKRINEFQKFLLGYVGNDQSSRNSILSFFNTESKSKKQNWLNEKFYDQPMVAALTNFTKLQVDARTLEGNIVRDLLSGKLKEKIELNAFEGLFLSPGIVEQGSDVALNVVLGAYDNSLTGSVATSAGNAQIVNGKATLKLNTGSIGIHKLTGSLTYRDADGENKTVQIVPSTYQVVAQTSDVKFKEVIEKDPTGGSIVADNLRVVYRGVSNPISATINGANSAVSLTASSGSLSGAGANKWNYTPAGGSEVVFTASAKASSGRTISVRETFRIKPVPPARGHILGQTSQAIPANGLAGQTVRIDWPDFLFPITGEVTSFNVKVPGQPTVRVSGNKMSGAAAALSKAQKGDVVGVFDIKYKTNSGQSGEASSVTIEVR, from the coding sequence ATGGCAGGAAAAAGACTAACTGGTCGTCAGAAGATGATCAACCTAATGTATCTTGTATTCATTGCAATGATGGCGATGAATGTGGATCGTGAGGTGTTGCGGTCTTTTGAGAGTATCAATATTACCCTTGAAGAATCGGCAAAATTAACCGCTGATAACAACGCAACCTTCTATCAACAAATTAAGAAAAAAGCAGAAGAAGACCCAGCCTACCAAGTTACCGATGAAAAAGCCGGTTTGGTAAAAGCAAAAACTAATGAATTTGTAAACTTTATCGATAGTCTGAAAAAAGAATTAATCGGTACCGATTACATAGCAGGTGCAGAAGATACCGATTACAACTCATTACAGAATACAGAACCTATCGTATCTCTACTTTTCAAAGGAGGAAAAGCAGATAATGGAAACCAAAAAGGTCAAGAGTTGGTAAAAAGAATCAACGAATTTCAGAAATTTCTTTTAGGATATGTAGGGAATGATCAATCATCAAGAAACAGTATACTTTCATTTTTCAATACCGAATCGAAAAGTAAAAAACAGAATTGGTTGAATGAAAAATTCTATGACCAGCCGATGGTTGCTGCATTGACAAACTTTACTAAATTACAAGTAGATGCTCGTACACTAGAGGGAAACATCGTTCGCGATCTATTATCAGGTAAATTGAAAGAGAAAATCGAACTCAACGCATTCGAAGGACTTTTCTTATCTCCTGGAATAGTAGAACAAGGATCAGACGTTGCTCTGAACGTTGTATTAGGAGCCTATGACAATAGCCTTACAGGTAGTGTCGCAACTAGTGCAGGAAACGCACAAATCGTGAACGGAAAAGCAACTCTGAAATTGAATACCGGTTCTATCGGAATTCATAAACTAACGGGTTCTTTAACGTATAGGGATGCAGATGGAGAAAACAAAACCGTACAAATTGTTCCATCTACCTACCAAGTAGTTGCGCAAACTTCTGATGTGAAATTCAAAGAAGTTATAGAGAAGGATCCAACAGGAGGTTCTATTGTTGCCGATAATTTACGTGTAGTTTACCGTGGAGTAAGTAACCCAATTTCTGCAACCATCAATGGAGCCAACAGTGCAGTAAGCCTTACAGCCTCTTCGGGTAGCTTATCGGGTGCAGGAGCCAACAAATGGAACTATACCCCTGCAGGTGGAAGCGAAGTAGTGTTCACAGCATCGGCCAAAGCAAGTTCGGGTAGAACAATTTCGGTAAGAGAAACATTCAGAATCAAACCTGTTCCGCCAGCACGTGGTCATATTTTAGGACAAACTTCACAAGCCATTCCAGCCAATGGTCTTGCTGGGCAAACTGTACGTATAGATTGGCCAGATTTCTTGTTCCCGATCACGGGTGAGGTAACTTCGTTCAACGTAAAAGTTCCGGGGCAACCAACTGTTAGAGTTTCAGGAAACAAGATGAGTGGAGCAGCAGCTGCACTAAGTAAAGCACAAAAAGGAGACGTGGTAGGCGTATTCGATATTAAGTATAAAACAAACTCAGGTCAGTCTGGAGAAGCATCTTCAGTGACGATTGAGGTAAGATAA
- the porL gene encoding type IX secretion system motor protein PorL/GldL has translation MAAQATKQERLTNFLYNFFAAVVIIGALCKITHTSPLGISANIILSIGLVAEALVFMYAAFFDKPSGEYDWEVVYPELVDGKARVNRSAQAVVGAGNNLTAELDKVLAEAKLDKEVFERLRTSLDKFGSAVSELNTTTSAVASTEKYGAEMLKASENISSLNTLYAQQIENSRKQVELNKQFIEEMQKSSGSSEQFLKEMQSLSENINALNKVYGGMLNAMRVNQ, from the coding sequence ATGGCAGCACAAGCTACAAAACAAGAAAGATTAACAAATTTTCTTTATAACTTTTTCGCCGCAGTAGTAATTATTGGGGCACTATGTAAAATCACGCATACAAGTCCTCTAGGGATTAGTGCCAATATTATCTTATCAATCGGATTAGTGGCAGAAGCACTCGTCTTTATGTATGCTGCATTTTTTGATAAACCTTCTGGAGAGTATGATTGGGAAGTTGTTTACCCAGAACTGGTAGATGGAAAAGCCAGAGTAAATCGCTCTGCACAAGCAGTTGTAGGAGCAGGAAATAATTTGACAGCAGAGCTGGATAAAGTTTTGGCTGAAGCAAAATTAGATAAAGAAGTTTTCGAACGCTTACGTACATCATTGGATAAATTTGGATCGGCTGTAAGTGAGCTAAATACTACAACTTCTGCCGTTGCTTCTACCGAAAAATATGGAGCAGAAATGTTGAAGGCGTCAGAAAACATTAGTTCTTTGAATACCTTATATGCGCAACAAATCGAGAATAGCAGAAAACAAGTAGAACTTAATAAGCAGTTTATCGAAGAGATGCAAAAATCTTCTGGTAGCTCAGAGCAATTCCTGAAAGAAATGCAATCGTTATCAGAAAACATCAATGCATTGAACAAAGTTTACGGAGGTATGTTGAACGCAATGCGCGTAAATCAATAA
- the porK gene encoding type IX secretion system lipoprotein PorK/GldK yields MRRILVTTMLLSLSAATFTSCNKLKKMGRSGNNDGQIVSKQSSAWSPERPKGMVPIPGGSFVLGQTDYDFTFENDAPVRTVSVTGFFMDDTEITNSQYQIFVGYVKDSIARTRLAERAEQLGFNATNPGGNTGGGIASYSFVSGSQDGQGTPYDEYLQMNSTGREGSATTNADARKLNWDIPLVWEKYEYPDVDYAEVMEGLYYPPEERFNGERLIDTRKLNYSYVWVDQEAAAKKQGAYRIDFRREEVVNVYPDTTVWVRDFNYSYNDPMHQNYFWHEAYASYPVVGVNWNQAMAFSAYRTKRHNDFLSRKAKRGKAKKVIDYRLPTEIEWEYAARGGLQNAPYPWGGPYLTDDRGCYLANFKPKRGDYMEITEGKKTGYMYTAPVKTFKPNGYGLYDMAGNVAEWTLSPYNRSFYQMSSTLNPSIGRNGDNNIAVRGGSWKDIGYLLMVSARDWEHKDSARSYIGFRTIQPFPEGAKVNFRTRKK; encoded by the coding sequence ATGAGAAGAATTTTGGTAACAACCATGTTATTATCATTGTCAGCAGCAACTTTTACATCATGTAATAAGTTGAAAAAAATGGGAAGAAGTGGTAATAACGATGGTCAAATCGTTTCTAAACAATCTTCAGCATGGAGCCCAGAACGTCCGAAAGGGATGGTGCCCATTCCAGGAGGATCATTTGTGTTAGGACAAACAGATTACGATTTTACATTTGAGAACGATGCTCCGGTGCGTACAGTTTCTGTAACAGGTTTCTTTATGGACGATACCGAGATTACCAATTCGCAATATCAGATTTTTGTTGGTTATGTAAAGGATTCAATTGCACGGACACGCTTGGCGGAAAGAGCAGAACAATTAGGGTTTAATGCAACGAATCCTGGCGGAAATACCGGTGGTGGAATTGCAAGTTATAGCTTTGTATCTGGGTCGCAAGACGGACAAGGAACACCGTATGATGAGTATCTACAAATGAATTCTACTGGTCGTGAAGGCAGTGCAACTACAAATGCCGATGCAAGAAAGTTGAATTGGGACATACCTTTGGTGTGGGAAAAATACGAATACCCAGATGTGGATTATGCAGAAGTAATGGAAGGCCTATATTATCCACCAGAAGAGCGTTTCAATGGTGAGCGTTTGATCGATACCCGTAAGCTAAATTACAGTTATGTATGGGTAGACCAAGAAGCAGCGGCTAAAAAACAAGGAGCATATCGTATAGATTTCCGTAGAGAAGAAGTGGTAAATGTATATCCAGATACTACGGTTTGGGTAAGAGACTTCAATTATTCATACAACGATCCGATGCATCAAAACTACTTTTGGCACGAAGCATATGCTTCTTATCCAGTAGTTGGAGTCAATTGGAATCAAGCAATGGCTTTTTCGGCCTACCGTACCAAAAGACATAATGACTTTTTGAGCAGAAAGGCTAAACGAGGAAAAGCTAAAAAAGTAATCGATTATCGTTTGCCTACGGAAATCGAGTGGGAATATGCAGCACGTGGAGGATTGCAAAATGCACCATACCCATGGGGAGGTCCTTATCTGACAGACGATAGAGGATGTTATTTAGCCAACTTCAAACCAAAACGTGGAGACTATATGGAAATCACCGAAGGTAAAAAAACAGGCTATATGTATACGGCTCCAGTAAAAACCTTTAAGCCAAACGGTTATGGTTTGTATGATATGGCGGGGAATGTTGCCGAGTGGACTTTATCACCGTATAATAGATCATTTTATCAGATGTCATCTACACTAAATCCAAGTATCGGGCGAAATGGTGACAATAATATTGCCGTACGTGGAGGATCGTGGAAAGATATTGGGTATTTACTAATGGTTTCTGCACGCGATTGGGAACATAAAGATTCTGCACGCTCGTATATCGGATTCCGTACAATACAACCTTTCCCAGAAGGAGCTAAAGTAAACTTTAGAACAAGAAAGAAATAA
- the topA gene encoding type I DNA topoisomerase translates to MSKNLVIVESPAKAKTIQGFLGNDFIVESSFGHVVDLPKKGMGIEIDNDFQPNYEVTPDKKEVVKKLKSLSDKAKVVWLASDEDREGEAIAWHLYNELGLDKKETKRIVFNEITKKAIQHAIENPRSIDINLVNAQQARRVLDRLVGFEMSPVLWRKIKPGLSAGRVQSVSVRLIVEREKEIQDFQPVATFCFVATFRTEENKTLPASLTQEFDSFDQAKEFIESCVGASYSVKDLQKKPAKRSPSAPFTTSTLQQEASRKLGFSVSRTMRVAQQLYESGYITYMRTDSVNLSEDALSAIKKTIQTLFGEKYAYKRKYTNKNTSAQEAHEAIRPTNFENQTIQADASMKKLYDLIWKRTVASQMANADLERTIIDIENSKNQQIFQAKGEIIVFDGFLKVYQESLDDEDIEDDKSILPKVSKGEKLDVSIIQGQEKFTRAPARYTEASLVKKLEELGIGRPSTYAPTISTIQNRGYVEVGEIEGKNRNYRVIQLENDTITTEVKTEVYGADRRKLIPTDIGIVVNDFLVDYFSKVLDYDFTAHVEESFDKIAEGKQQWTKMIEQFYQKFHTQVEDVKENADRATGERELGIDPVSGKKVYARIGRFGPMIQIGEAEDEEKPKFASLLKTQSIHQVTLEEALKLFELPKKLGNYKGYDLEVNIGRFGPYVKFDTKYVSIPKEEDPMDITFERAAELVEEKLQADAPIAQYEGQDVTKGVGRFGPFIKWQEWFINVPKKYDFDHLSQADIEELIEAKKQKESERVVREWVEEEIRIEKARWGRFNLIHGKNKVELSKDTPVVELTLDEVKKLLGSDKTKTKTAAKKTKTTTQKSIKKK, encoded by the coding sequence ATGTCAAAAAATCTCGTAATAGTGGAGTCTCCCGCCAAAGCAAAAACCATTCAAGGTTTCTTGGGGAATGATTTTATTGTAGAGTCAAGTTTTGGTCATGTTGTCGACCTTCCTAAAAAAGGAATGGGAATAGAAATTGACAATGACTTTCAGCCCAACTACGAGGTTACGCCCGATAAAAAAGAAGTAGTTAAAAAGCTCAAAAGCTTATCAGACAAGGCAAAAGTTGTCTGGTTGGCATCGGATGAGGATCGTGAAGGGGAAGCGATTGCATGGCATTTGTATAATGAATTAGGATTAGACAAAAAAGAAACCAAGCGTATCGTTTTCAACGAAATTACCAAAAAAGCAATCCAACATGCAATCGAAAACCCAAGATCGATAGATATCAACTTGGTCAATGCACAACAAGCACGCCGTGTACTCGATCGACTGGTTGGGTTTGAAATGTCGCCTGTTCTATGGCGAAAAATAAAACCAGGACTTTCTGCTGGGCGTGTACAGTCGGTTTCGGTAAGATTAATCGTGGAGCGTGAAAAAGAAATTCAAGACTTTCAGCCGGTAGCCACTTTCTGTTTTGTTGCCACTTTCAGGACAGAAGAAAACAAAACATTACCGGCCAGCCTAACCCAAGAATTCGATAGTTTTGATCAAGCAAAAGAATTTATAGAAAGTTGTGTAGGAGCAAGCTATTCGGTAAAAGATTTACAGAAGAAACCAGCAAAAAGATCACCTTCTGCCCCTTTTACAACCTCTACATTACAACAAGAAGCATCAAGAAAATTAGGTTTTTCGGTTTCGCGAACAATGAGAGTTGCCCAGCAATTGTACGAGTCGGGATATATTACTTATATGAGAACCGACAGCGTGAATTTATCCGAAGATGCTTTGTCGGCTATCAAAAAAACTATTCAAACGCTATTCGGAGAAAAATACGCCTATAAAAGAAAATATACCAATAAAAATACTTCGGCACAAGAAGCTCATGAGGCTATCCGTCCGACCAATTTCGAGAATCAAACTATTCAGGCCGATGCTTCGATGAAGAAATTATATGATCTGATTTGGAAACGAACAGTCGCTTCTCAAATGGCCAATGCCGATTTAGAACGAACAATAATTGATATAGAAAACTCTAAAAATCAACAAATATTCCAGGCCAAAGGAGAAATAATTGTATTCGATGGTTTCCTGAAAGTTTATCAAGAAAGTTTAGATGACGAAGATATTGAAGACGATAAATCTATCCTACCAAAAGTATCTAAAGGAGAAAAATTAGACGTTTCTATAATCCAAGGGCAAGAAAAATTTACGCGTGCGCCGGCAAGATACACCGAAGCCTCTTTGGTGAAAAAGTTAGAAGAATTAGGTATCGGACGACCGTCAACTTATGCGCCGACTATTTCGACAATCCAAAATAGAGGATATGTTGAGGTAGGTGAAATCGAGGGGAAAAACAGGAATTACCGCGTTATACAACTGGAAAATGACACAATAACAACCGAAGTAAAAACCGAAGTATATGGAGCGGATCGACGAAAACTGATACCGACCGATATCGGAATTGTCGTAAACGATTTCTTGGTAGATTATTTTTCGAAAGTGTTGGATTATGATTTTACAGCGCATGTAGAAGAGAGTTTTGATAAAATTGCCGAAGGAAAACAGCAATGGACAAAAATGATCGAGCAATTCTATCAGAAATTTCATACGCAAGTAGAAGATGTAAAAGAGAATGCAGACAGAGCAACCGGGGAACGAGAGTTGGGTATAGATCCTGTTTCGGGTAAAAAAGTATATGCAAGAATAGGACGATTCGGTCCGATGATCCAGATAGGAGAAGCCGAAGATGAAGAAAAACCAAAATTTGCGAGTTTACTAAAAACGCAATCTATTCATCAAGTAACCTTAGAAGAAGCCCTGAAGCTTTTCGAGTTGCCAAAGAAATTGGGGAATTATAAAGGGTATGATTTGGAGGTGAATATTGGGCGATTTGGCCCGTATGTAAAATTCGATACCAAATATGTGTCGATCCCGAAAGAAGAAGATCCGATGGATATAACATTCGAACGCGCAGCTGAGTTGGTAGAAGAAAAGCTACAAGCCGATGCGCCAATTGCACAATACGAAGGGCAAGATGTTACCAAAGGAGTAGGGCGTTTTGGACCCTTTATCAAATGGCAAGAATGGTTTATCAATGTGCCTAAGAAGTACGATTTTGATCATCTTTCGCAAGCTGATATTGAGGAGCTTATCGAGGCCAAAAAGCAAAAAGAAAGCGAGCGAGTAGTTCGCGAATGGGTAGAAGAAGAAATTAGAATAGAAAAAGCCCGTTGGGGAAGATTCAATCTGATTCATGGTAAGAATAAAGTAGAGTTGAGCAAAGATACACCAGTAGTAGAGCTAACGTTGGATGAAGTGAAGAAGCTGTTAGGCTCTGATAAAACCAAAACAAAAACTGCAGCTAAGAAAACAAAAACAACGACTCAGAAAAGCATTAAAAAGAAATAA
- the miaB gene encoding tRNA (N6-isopentenyl adenosine(37)-C2)-methylthiotransferase MiaB has protein sequence MQANEKYIDESRQGEALMTLPTRNASKKLFLESYGCQMNFSDSEIVASILTEEGYQTTNQVNEADLILLNTCSIRDKAEQTVRNRLNALNAIKKQNPSLKIGVLGCMAERLKHKFLEEEHLVDIVVGPDAYRDLPNLLTEVEDGRDAINVQLSKEETYAEISPIRLGGNGVTAFVTITRGCDNMCTFCVVPFTRGRERSRDPHSILREIQELHEAGYKEVTLLGQNVDSYLWYGGGPKKDFKNATEIQKATAVDFAQLLDMVAMQFPSIRIRFSTSNPQDMKDNVLETMAKHHNICKYIHLPVQSGSTTVLERMNRQHTREQYFELIDKIRKIIPDCALSHDMIAGFCGETEEEHQDTLSLMEYVKYDFGYMFAYSDRPGTPAHKKMADDVPAETKKRRLQEIISLQQQHSAERMKAYVGKTHEVLIEGNSKKDENYWFGRNTQNAVIVFPKIEGTSVGDFVQVYVHDCTTATLLGEMQNQN, from the coding sequence ATGCAAGCAAACGAAAAATATATAGACGAATCGAGACAAGGAGAAGCTCTAATGACATTGCCTACAAGAAATGCGAGCAAGAAATTATTTTTAGAAAGCTATGGTTGTCAGATGAACTTTTCCGACAGCGAGATTGTTGCCTCTATTCTCACCGAAGAAGGCTATCAGACTACAAATCAGGTCAATGAAGCAGATCTTATATTGCTTAACACTTGCTCTATACGCGACAAGGCAGAGCAAACTGTGCGTAATCGTCTCAACGCACTCAATGCCATCAAAAAACAAAATCCCAGTCTAAAAATCGGTGTACTTGGCTGTATGGCCGAACGCCTGAAACATAAATTTTTAGAAGAAGAACATTTGGTAGATATTGTTGTTGGCCCCGATGCTTATCGTGATTTACCAAATTTACTTACTGAAGTAGAAGACGGACGAGATGCAATCAATGTACAATTATCGAAAGAAGAAACTTATGCTGAAATTTCACCTATTCGTCTGGGCGGAAACGGTGTAACTGCTTTTGTTACCATTACACGCGGTTGCGATAACATGTGTACTTTCTGTGTAGTTCCTTTTACGCGCGGGAGAGAACGTTCTCGCGACCCACATTCTATTTTGCGAGAAATACAAGAATTGCATGAAGCGGGCTACAAAGAAGTTACGCTGTTAGGACAAAATGTAGACTCTTATTTATGGTACGGAGGAGGACCGAAAAAAGATTTCAAGAATGCAACTGAAATCCAGAAAGCAACAGCAGTAGATTTTGCACAATTGCTCGATATGGTAGCTATGCAATTCCCTTCGATTAGAATTCGATTCTCAACCTCGAATCCGCAAGATATGAAGGACAATGTATTAGAGACAATGGCCAAACATCACAACATTTGCAAATACATCCATTTACCTGTACAATCTGGCTCTACAACGGTTTTAGAAAGGATGAATCGTCAACATACTCGAGAGCAATATTTTGAATTGATTGATAAAATCAGAAAAATAATTCCGGATTGTGCCCTATCGCATGATATGATTGCTGGTTTCTGCGGAGAAACAGAAGAAGAGCATCAAGACACATTATCATTGATGGAATATGTAAAATACGATTTCGGATATATGTTTGCCTATTCTGATCGCCCAGGCACACCTGCGCATAAAAAAATGGCAGATGACGTACCTGCGGAAACCAAAAAAAGACGTTTGCAAGAAATCATTTCTCTTCAGCAACAACATTCTGCAGAACGCATGAAAGCTTATGTCGGCAAAACGCATGAAGTCTTGATCGAAGGAAACTCGAAAAAGGATGAAAATTATTGGTTCGGTAGAAATACACAAAATGCTGTTATTGTTTTTCCGAAAATTGAAGGAACCAGCGTTGGCGATTTTGTACAAGTATACGTACACGATTGCACTACCGCTACCCTATTAGGAGAAATGCAAAATCAAAACTAA
- a CDS encoding sigma-54 interaction domain-containing protein, with the protein MDSLQTIKQRFGIIGNNIALNRALEKSIQVAPTDISVLVIGESGVGKEFIPKIIHNQSARKHNQYIAVNCGAIPEGTIDSELFGHEKGAFTGATQTRKGYFEVADGGTIFLDEVGELPLSTQVRLLRVLETGEFMKVGSSEMQKTNVRIVAATNVKLQQAIEKGKFREDLYYRLNTVQVDMPPLRERKEDIVLLFRKFASDFALKYRMPHLELSPEAANYITNYYWPGNIRQLRNFAEQVSVVEKERVLSLEKTMSYLPQNTLPVLMNQQKESQQTDFRERDLLYKVLFDMKKDLNDLRALTLDLINQKDSNGFSGNTQELINKVYQNNPSETFNNQLGIITSPSQNEVEAHPYEYTDSDDFYEIQSIEEEPVNLSIQDTEKELIKLALEKYNGKRKLAADELGISERTLYRKIKQYNL; encoded by the coding sequence ATGGATTCTCTGCAAACCATCAAACAACGTTTTGGTATTATCGGGAATAATATTGCACTAAACAGAGCGCTAGAAAAATCGATACAAGTTGCCCCAACCGATATTTCGGTCTTGGTGATTGGTGAGAGTGGCGTTGGAAAAGAATTCATCCCAAAAATAATCCACAACCAATCGGCCCGAAAACACAACCAATACATTGCAGTAAACTGTGGTGCAATCCCAGAAGGAACGATAGACTCTGAACTATTCGGACACGAAAAAGGTGCTTTTACAGGTGCTACCCAAACACGAAAAGGTTATTTTGAAGTCGCCGATGGAGGAACCATTTTTCTGGATGAAGTGGGCGAATTACCACTATCTACACAAGTCCGTTTATTACGCGTTTTAGAAACAGGAGAATTCATGAAAGTAGGTTCATCTGAAATGCAAAAAACCAACGTGCGAATTGTTGCAGCAACCAATGTAAAACTACAACAAGCCATAGAAAAGGGAAAATTTAGAGAAGATTTGTATTATCGATTAAACACCGTTCAGGTCGATATGCCTCCTCTGCGAGAACGGAAAGAAGATATTGTCTTACTGTTCAGAAAATTCGCTTCAGATTTTGCTCTAAAATACAGAATGCCTCATCTAGAACTTTCTCCAGAAGCAGCAAATTATATTACCAATTATTATTGGCCAGGAAATATTCGACAGTTGAGAAATTTTGCAGAACAAGTTTCGGTGGTAGAAAAAGAACGTGTGCTTTCGCTAGAAAAAACAATGAGCTATTTACCACAAAACACTTTACCAGTTTTGATGAACCAACAGAAAGAAAGCCAACAAACAGATTTTCGAGAACGAGATTTGCTCTACAAGGTTTTGTTTGATATGAAAAAAGATCTGAATGACTTACGTGCATTAACCCTGGATCTTATCAACCAAAAAGACAGCAATGGATTTTCGGGTAATACACAAGAACTGATAAACAAAGTTTATCAGAATAACCCGAGCGAAACCTTCAACAATCAATTAGGGATCATAACTTCGCCTTCCCAAAACGAAGTTGAAGCTCATCCGTACGAATATACCGATAGCGACGATTTTTACGAAATTCAGTCGATAGAAGAAGAACCCGTAAATTTATCGATTCAAGACACCGAAAAAGAACTCATCAAATTGGCTTTGGAGAAATACAACGGAAAACGCAAATTAGCTGCTGATGAATTGGGCATTTCTGAGAGGACATTATACCGAAAAATCAAACAATACAACTTATAA
- a CDS encoding LptE family protein produces MMKQKHFLFVGFCLLSLLLSACYTLSGSSISRDWDTIYVATFPNRAPLQNPNLSQEFTIELQDIFRNRTKLNLTDNEDADLIIEGEINNYQVASTQIQSTTQGEQAAKSRLTIGVSVRYINNKDESKSFNKSYSDFEEFDGTQTLSEVEDALVPEIVNRLKQQIFNDIAMDW; encoded by the coding sequence ATGATGAAGCAAAAACATTTCCTTTTTGTCGGATTCTGTCTCCTGAGTCTATTACTCAGCGCTTGTTACACTCTTTCGGGATCATCGATTAGCCGAGACTGGGACACTATTTACGTTGCAACCTTCCCCAACCGTGCTCCTTTGCAAAACCCTAATCTCTCGCAAGAATTTACGATAGAATTACAAGATATTTTCAGGAATAGAACCAAACTAAATCTTACCGATAATGAAGATGCCGACCTAATTATTGAAGGAGAAATCAACAATTATCAGGTAGCTTCTACCCAAATACAATCGACCACACAAGGCGAACAAGCTGCAAAAAGTAGATTGACAATTGGGGTTTCTGTACGATATATTAATAATAAGGACGAATCGAAAAGCTTCAATAAATCTTATTCTGATTTTGAAGAATTTGACGGCACACAAACACTATCTGAGGTAGAAGACGCTCTTGTTCCCGAAATTGTAAACCGTTTGAAGCAACAAATTTTTAACGATATTGCAATGGATTGGTAA
- the secG gene encoding preprotein translocase subunit SecG has product MGTFQLFMVIIIALCVILTLIVLSQSPKGGGLSSTFGGSSGGQMFGVQRTNNFLDNATWTFAALITVLIIAANVLQENPNARPRLKQTPQTQAPASPNMPIQQDTTTAPNSEAEPSK; this is encoded by the coding sequence ATGGGTACATTTCAATTATTTATGGTGATTATTATTGCCTTATGCGTCATCCTTACGTTAATCGTTTTGTCTCAAAGCCCAAAAGGAGGCGGTTTATCCTCTACATTTGGAGGCAGTAGCGGAGGACAAATGTTTGGAGTACAACGTACGAATAACTTTTTGGACAATGCAACCTGGACTTTTGCTGCATTGATTACGGTGCTAATTATTGCTGCGAATGTTTTGCAAGAAAACCCCAATGCACGCCCTAGATTGAAACAAACTCCACAAACGCAGGCTCCTGCATCACCAAATATGCCGATACAGCAAGATACCACAACTGCACCAAATTCGGAGGCCGAACCATCGAAATAA